The stretch of DNA CGGTGTGTTGCCCATCATCGCAGGCTTCGAAGAACTCCTCTTTCGCGGGGCGCTCGTCGGGGCGTTGAGCGCGGGCTTCGTCGTCTCGCCGTGGGCGCTCGCCGCCTTCTCCTCGCTCGCATTCGCGCTCGGTCACGGCGCACAGGGCGTCGCCGGCGTCGTCGTCACCGGCCTCGTCGGCTTCGTCCTCGCCGCCGCGTTCATCGCCACTGGCAGCCTCGTGGTCGTCGTCGTGGCCCACTACGTCGTGAACGCGCTCGAATTCGTGGTGCACGAAGGCATGTTGTGAATTACGGCTCGACTCGCACACGCAGCTCGATGCTGTCCGGGTCGTGGACTCGAAGCTCGGAATCGGAATCGTCCACGTCGTAGCCCGCATCGGAAAGGCGCGCAGATAGCGCGGCGAGCGCGTCTGCATCTGGAACGACGAGTTCGAACCAGTCAAGGCCGCGGCCCGTCGCCGGTTCGGTGCGGCCGTTCCATGCGTTCGCGCCGATATGGTGGTGATACCCACCAGCCGAGACGAACAGCGACGATTCGCCGTACGGCGACGGCAGCCTCACGGGTTCGTCCATGCCGACTACTTCGGTGTAGAACGTCCGCGACGCTGGAATTTGCGACACTTCGAGGTGGATGTGTCCCACGTCGGTGCCCGCGGGCATTCGGCGCTCTGGGTCGCCCGCCTCGCGCAGTGACGAAAGCGAGAGCGGGAGCGTGTCCATCCGGAGATTTCCGGCCTCGTCGCGCTCCCACTCCTCGCGGGGGCGGTCTACGTACAGTTCGATACCGTTTCCTTCCGGGTCTCTGAGGTAGAGTGCCTCGCTCACGAGGTGGTCTGATGCGCCAGAGAGCTGCCAGTCACGCTCTGCGCGCACGAGCGCATCAGCGAGTGCGGCCCGAGTGGGCACGCGAAACGCGGTGTGAAACAGCCCAGTTTCCTCTCGTGTTCGCTCCGGTAGGTCGGTCGCGGTGAGTTCGAGCAACTGCGTCTCACCCACGCCGAGGGTGGCTGTCGTGGCCGTCGTTTCGAGCACGTCCAAGCCAATCGTGTCGCGGTAGAAGGACACGAGTTCGTCGAGGTCGGTGACGTGCAGGGCAACGCGGCCAATGTGTGTATCGGGGGCGATAGAATCAGTCATCGAAATTCACCGTGATTGTGTCTGGTAGGGGACGTGTTTGGATAGCCCCATCGCTCGGTGCAACGTGTGTCGCGTTCTGCCCGTCAGAGTCCTTCGAGCGACCGGAGTTTCTGCTCGATTTCCGGCGGTGCGGCGCTCGGTGCGTCGCGCACGCGGTGGTCTGGAATCAAAATCGGTGTCGGGTTTTCGTCCAAGGCGGTCCGCACGAGCGTCATATCGTCGTCGTCTTGGGGGTTCAATTCGGGGGTCAGGCGTGCCACCTTCTCGACGGTGTACTGTTCGCCGTACGGGATTTGTCGGACCGTTTCGAGCACTCGTCGATGAGCGGTGGGCACGGTGAGTGCAATATCGACCGTGGCGAACGACTCACGAACACCTTCTAAATACGCAAAAATGCGGTCGAGAATTGGGTGTTTCGAGGAGCTCGCAGCATCGACCGTGTCGGGAAAAGAGACGGAGATGACCCGGTCGCCTGCAACGCCAATCTGAACGTATCGGTCGAGATACTCGGATTCTCGTGCGTAAATACCGGCGGACTCGTCCATAGCAGGTAGAGGGTCGTCACGGACTTGAACATTCGGCACTGACGGCCTGACGGCGCAAGTCTTATGTACAAATCAGTTCATCATTGAACAACAATGGTAGTTAGAGACGAGGTCGCCCCCGAAGTGGCGGCCATTCTCGCCTCCGCACGCGAGCGAGATGGGGTCACAGAACGGGTGTCCGTCGACCCGCGGTCGCTCGAATTGGCGTTTGCAGCCGTCGAGGACGCCGGTCGGGTGCCACTCATCACGGAGGTGAAACCGACGAGCCCGACGACCGAGGGCGTGCGCGCAGACGACCCGGCCGAACTCGCCCGCGAGATGGTCGCGGGTGGGGCGGCCGCCATCTCGGTACTCACCGAACCCGACCACTTCGGTGGCTCGCTTTCGAATCTCCGCGCCGTCCGCGAAGCGGTGGACGTTCCCATCCTTCGCAAGGATTTCATCCTCCGCGAGGAGCAACTCGACGCCGTCGAAGCAGACGTTGTTCTCCTCATCGTCCGCTTCGTCGATGATTTGGAAAATCTGCTCACCGCCGCCCGCGACCGCGGCTTTCAGGTGCTCGTCGAAGTCCACACCGAAACCGAACTGGACGAAGCTCTTGGCGCAGGCGCGGACATCATCGGCATCAACAACCGCGACCTGACCTCGCTCAGCGTCGACCTCGGCACGTTCGAGAAATTGGCACCAAAGGTGCCAGACGACGTGACACTCATCGCAGAGAGCGGGGTGTCGACGCCGGACGACGTGGCGCGGATGCGCGCCGCTGGGGCGGACGGCCTGCTCATCGGAACGGCAATCATGGACGGCGACGTGACTGCAAACACGCGACTCCTCTCACAGCTATGAGCGATTCACCTGCGAAATTTGGCGACTACGGCGGCCAGTACGTCCCGGAAGTGCTGATGCCCGCCATCGAGGAACTGACCGACGCGTACGAACGCTACGTGCTCGAAAACGAAGACGGGTTCATGGACGACTTTCGCGCCCGGTTGCGGGACTTTGGCGGTCGCCCCACGCCGCTCCAGCACGCAGAACAGCTGAGCGCACGCTACGGCACGGAGGTGTACTTAAAGCGCGAAGACCTCGTCCACGGCGGCGCACACAAGCTGAACAACGCGCTCGGCCAAGTGTTGCTCGCCAAGTACATGGGCAAAGAACGCATCGTCGCGGAAACCGGCGCGGGCCAACACGGCACGGCGACGGCGATGGCCGCGGCCCATCTCGGCATGGACTGCGAGGTGTACATGGGTCGCCGAGACATCACCCGCCAGCGCCCGAACGTTTTCCGCATGCGCATCAACGGCTCCAAAGTCAACCCCGTCGACGTGGGCCGCGGAACCCTGAAAGAAGCCATCAACGAGACGATGCGCGACTGGGCGACCAACGTCGAAGACACCCACTACGTCATCGGGTCTGTCGTGGGGCCCCACCCGTTCCCACGGATGGTGCGCGACTTCCAGTCGGTCATCAGCGAGGAAGCGCGCGCGCAAATTCGTGAAAAGACCGGTGGCCTCCCCGACAGCGTCGTCGCGTGTGCGGGCGGCGGGTCGAACACGATGGGCGCGTTCCACAACTTCGTCCCCGACGAGGACGTGGCGCTGTACGCCGTCGAAGCCGGTGGCTCCAGTCTCGACGTAGACGAGGAGACGGGCGTTGCGCCGAACTCCGCATCGCTCTCGACGGGGTCGGTCGGCGTGCTCCACGGTGCGCGCACCCGCCTGCTGCAGTCTCGGGACGGCCAGATTCTCGAATCGCACAGCATCAGTTCGGGTCTCGACTACGCCGGCGTCGGCCCGGAACTCGCCCACCTCGTCGATACTGGGCGGGTGACGCCCGTGACAGTTCCCGACGACGCCGCACTCGAAGCGTTCCACCGCTTCTCGCAGGAAGAAGGAATTATTCCAGCACTCGAAACGGCCCACGCGATTGCCTACCTCGAAACGGCCGACGACCTCGGGGAGTCGGTCATCGTGAACATCTCCGGGCGCGGCGACAAGGATTTGGAGTCCGTGCTTGAGGAGACGGCAAAGCGCGACCTTGCGAACGCGCCGGAGATGGGGGTGTTCGAATGAGCGAGATTGGCGAAGCCTTCCGCGACGGCCCGGCCCTGATTCCGTACATCACGGCGGGCGACCCGGACGCAGAGAGTACGAAAGCACAGGTTCGCGCGCTCGCCCGCGGTGGGGCGGACATCATCGAACTCGGCCTGCCCTTCTCGGAGCCAATCGCGGACGGGCCAACCATCCAGAACGCCATCCAGCGGTCGCTTGACGCGGGAATGACGCCACAGTCGTATCTCGACCTGGTGGCCGACCTCGACGTGGCCGTGCCGATTGTCTGCATGACGTACTACAACCTCATCTACCAGTACGGCGACGAACCCGTCCGGGCGTTCGTCGAAGCGGCCGCCGAAGCAGGAATTTCGGGGCTTATCGTCCCCGACCTCCCCGTCGAGGAGTCGGACGACCTGCGGGCGGCCTGCGACGAGTTCGGCCTCGACCTCATCTTCATCGTCGCCCCGACGACGAAAGGCGAGCGTTTAGACCGCGTCATGGAACAGGTTTCGGGATTCGTCTACGTCCAAGCCCGCCTCGGGACGACCGGGGCGCAGGCGGACGTGAGCACCCAGACGCACGACAGTCTCGGTCGGTTGGCAACGTACGACGTGCCAAAGGCCGTCGGCTTCGGCGTGAGCGAGGGCCACCACGCCCGCGAAATCGTCGCGGCGGGAGCAGACGGGGTCGTCGCCGGGAGCGTCTTCGTCGACCTGATTGCTTCCGGGGAGAATGTCACGTCGAATTTAGAACGAAAAGCGAGAGAACTGGCAGAAGGCGCACGGACCGGATTCGAACAACGTGTGCCGCGACCGGAACGCACATAACTAACGCTTGCTACACACTAACATACTAATGACTATCGGAAAAGCAGCTCGGCTCGAACGCATCGGTACACGGGGTCGATTCGTCATCGTCCCGATGGACCACGGCATTACACTTGGGGCTGTACAAGGCCTCAAAGACATCGAATCGACAATTGATGCGGTCACACGCGGTGGCGCAGATTGCGTGCTCACCCAGAAGGGGATTGCACCACGCGTCCACGGAAACAAAAACGGCAAAGGCTACATCGTTCATCTCAACGCTTCTACGACAATTGGACCGGATTCTAACGACAAACGCATGACGGGCACCGTAGAGGACGCCATCCGCGCGGGTGCAGACGCCGTCAGCCTCCACGTCAACGTCGGCTCTGACCATGAGCCAAAGCAGATGGAAGACTTAGCGCGCGTCACCTCCGAGGCAGACCGCCTCGGCATCCCCGTGCTTGCGATGACCTACGCCCGCGGTCCCGGCATCGACGAACACGACGCAGAAGCCCTCGGCCACGCCGCTCGCTTCGGTGAGGAACTCGGCGCGGACATCATCAAAACCGCCTACTCCGGCGACCCGGAGAGCTTCCGACACGTCACCGAATCGACCCGCCTGCCGGTCGTCATCGCCGGTGGCTCGCGTGGCACTGACTTAGAGACCATCCAGATGGTCCGTGGTGCGATGGACGGCGGTGCGGCGGGCGTCTCGATGGGCCGGTCTATCTTCCAACACGAGAGTCCAGAAGCAATCGCCCGTGCGGTCACCGACGTCGTCCACAATGACGCCCCCGCGGACAAAGCCCTCGAACGCGCTGGCCTCGCCGTCAAAGCCTGAGCCCGACACACTGTTTCTCTCGAAATCCCCATATAGAGCGGCCGCGCTGAAATCGGGCGGTGAGACGGAAGTGCCACTTCCGCCACGTTCAAGAATCCCCGCCGCGAGCGTCAAAGTATGACACGCTCCGTATGGCTCAAAGCCGACGACACCGTCGGCGACTGGGAGGCGCGACGAAAACGAATCACCGCCGGACTCGAAGCCGGTGTCGACTGGGTGCTCGTCGATAGCGAGGACGTTTCGAAAGTCCGCGAACTCGGTCAGGTGAACGTCGCGGCGTTCGCAAACGGCGACGTCCACGTCATGGACGCAGAACCCGACGCCGTCGAAGACCTCCCCGACGTGACCATCGTCGGCAAAGAAGGCGAAGGCGACGGCACGGTCGACCTCCCCGCTGATTTCTCTGGCTCTGCTGACCTCTCTACCCTGCGTCGGAGCGACGACCGCGCCCACGGCGCGTACGTCCGCATCCTGAACAAAGAGTACGAGGCGTTCGCAGAAGCCGCCGCCCACGACGCAGAGTACACCATCGTCATCGGTGAAGACTGGACCATCATCCCGCTCGAAAACCTCATCGCTCGGATTGGTGAGGAGACCGAACTCGTCGCGGGCGTCCAGACCGCAGAGGAGGCCAAAACCGCATTCGAGACGCTCGAACTCGGCGCTGACGCCGTGTTGCTCGACACCGACGACCCGGACGAGATTCGCCGGACGGTCGATGTGCGCGACGAATCAGAGCGCGAATCGCTTGACCTCCAGTGGGCGACCGTCACCGCCGTCGAACAGACCGGCTCTGCAGACCGCGTCTGCGTCGATACCGGGTCGCTGTTCGAACACGACGAAGGCATGCTCGTCGGCAGCATGAGCCGCGGGCTGTTTTTCGTCCACGCAGAGACCGCGGAGTCGCCGTACGTCGCTTCCCGGCCGTTTCGGGTGAACGCCGGGGCGGTTCACGCCTACGTCCGGACGCCAGACGGCGGCACGAAGTACCTTGCCGAACTCAAAAGCGGCGACGAGGTGCAGGTCGTCGATACGGCGGGCCACACTCGTGAGGCAATCGTCGGGCGGGCGAAAATCGAGAAACGTCCGATGTTCCGCGTCGAAGCCGAAACGCAAAGCGGCGACCGTATCGAAACCCTCCTCCAGAACGCAGAGACCATCAAAGTCGCCACATCTGAGGGTCGCAAGGCAGTCACCGACCTCGCCGTCGGCGACGAGGTGAAAATCTACTACGAGGACACGGCTCGCCACTTCGGGGAAGCCGTAGAAGAGAGCATCATCGAGAAGTAATCAGTTTGCGCCGTCGCCCATCGTGGGCGGCAGTTCCGTCGTACACCAGTGACAGAAGTCGAGTTCGGGGTCGATGTCGCGGCCACACGACGGACACCGCGTCCCCTCGACGACGGCTTTGACGGCCTGATTTTTCGTTGCCGCGAGCCGGTAGGCGTCGATCATGCTCAACAGCGTGATGAACAGCACCGTAAACGCCGCTTCGAGCGACAGCTGCTCGCTCGCGCGAGTGAGAG from Haladaptatus sp. ZSTT2 encodes:
- a CDS encoding VOC family protein, which gives rise to MTDSIAPDTHIGRVALHVTDLDELVSFYRDTIGLDVLETTATTATLGVGETQLLELTATDLPERTREETGLFHTAFRVPTRAALADALVRAERDWQLSGASDHLVSEALYLRDPEGNGIELYVDRPREEWERDEAGNLRMDTLPLSLSSLREAGDPERRMPAGTDVGHIHLEVSQIPASRTFYTEVVGMDEPVRLPSPYGESSLFVSAGGYHHHIGANAWNGRTEPATGRGLDWFELVVPDADALAALSARLSDAGYDVDDSDSELRVHDPDSIELRVRVEP
- a CDS encoding MGMT family protein produces the protein MDESAGIYARESEYLDRYVQIGVAGDRVISVSFPDTVDAASSSKHPILDRIFAYLEGVRESFATVDIALTVPTAHRRVLETVRQIPYGEQYTVEKVARLTPELNPQDDDDMTLVRTALDENPTPILIPDHRVRDAPSAAPPEIEQKLRSLEGL
- the trpC gene encoding indole-3-glycerol phosphate synthase, with protein sequence MVVRDEVAPEVAAILASARERDGVTERVSVDPRSLELAFAAVEDAGRVPLITEVKPTSPTTEGVRADDPAELAREMVAGGAAAISVLTEPDHFGGSLSNLRAVREAVDVPILRKDFILREEQLDAVEADVVLLIVRFVDDLENLLTAARDRGFQVLVEVHTETELDEALGAGADIIGINNRDLTSLSVDLGTFEKLAPKVPDDVTLIAESGVSTPDDVARMRAAGADGLLIGTAIMDGDVTANTRLLSQL
- the trpB gene encoding tryptophan synthase subunit beta, whose protein sequence is MSDSPAKFGDYGGQYVPEVLMPAIEELTDAYERYVLENEDGFMDDFRARLRDFGGRPTPLQHAEQLSARYGTEVYLKREDLVHGGAHKLNNALGQVLLAKYMGKERIVAETGAGQHGTATAMAAAHLGMDCEVYMGRRDITRQRPNVFRMRINGSKVNPVDVGRGTLKEAINETMRDWATNVEDTHYVIGSVVGPHPFPRMVRDFQSVISEEARAQIREKTGGLPDSVVACAGGGSNTMGAFHNFVPDEDVALYAVEAGGSSLDVDEETGVAPNSASLSTGSVGVLHGARTRLLQSRDGQILESHSISSGLDYAGVGPELAHLVDTGRVTPVTVPDDAALEAFHRFSQEEGIIPALETAHAIAYLETADDLGESVIVNISGRGDKDLESVLEETAKRDLANAPEMGVFE
- the trpA gene encoding tryptophan synthase subunit alpha is translated as MSEIGEAFRDGPALIPYITAGDPDAESTKAQVRALARGGADIIELGLPFSEPIADGPTIQNAIQRSLDAGMTPQSYLDLVADLDVAVPIVCMTYYNLIYQYGDEPVRAFVEAAAEAGISGLIVPDLPVEESDDLRAACDEFGLDLIFIVAPTTKGERLDRVMEQVSGFVYVQARLGTTGAQADVSTQTHDSLGRLATYDVPKAVGFGVSEGHHAREIVAAGADGVVAGSVFVDLIASGENVTSNLERKARELAEGARTGFEQRVPRPERT
- a CDS encoding 2-amino-3,7-dideoxy-D-threo-hept-6-ulosonate synthase is translated as MTIGKAARLERIGTRGRFVIVPMDHGITLGAVQGLKDIESTIDAVTRGGADCVLTQKGIAPRVHGNKNGKGYIVHLNASTTIGPDSNDKRMTGTVEDAIRAGADAVSLHVNVGSDHEPKQMEDLARVTSEADRLGIPVLAMTYARGPGIDEHDAEALGHAARFGEELGADIIKTAYSGDPESFRHVTESTRLPVVIAGGSRGTDLETIQMVRGAMDGGAAGVSMGRSIFQHESPEAIARAVTDVVHNDAPADKALERAGLAVKA
- a CDS encoding 3-dehydroquinate synthase II → MTRSVWLKADDTVGDWEARRKRITAGLEAGVDWVLVDSEDVSKVRELGQVNVAAFANGDVHVMDAEPDAVEDLPDVTIVGKEGEGDGTVDLPADFSGSADLSTLRRSDDRAHGAYVRILNKEYEAFAEAAAHDAEYTIVIGEDWTIIPLENLIARIGEETELVAGVQTAEEAKTAFETLELGADAVLLDTDDPDEIRRTVDVRDESERESLDLQWATVTAVEQTGSADRVCVDTGSLFEHDEGMLVGSMSRGLFFVHAETAESPYVASRPFRVNAGAVHAYVRTPDGGTKYLAELKSGDEVQVVDTAGHTREAIVGRAKIEKRPMFRVEAETQSGDRIETLLQNAETIKVATSEGRKAVTDLAVGDEVKIYYEDTARHFGEAVEESIIEK
- a CDS encoding zinc ribbon domain-containing protein, whose product is MGQTSRKRPWLAALLAFVYPGLGHVYIREWLRALLWFGLMIATASFVIPEQAVQTADLSIAALTRASEQLSLEAAFTVLFITLLSMIDAYRLAATKNQAVKAVVEGTRCPSCGRDIDPELDFCHWCTTELPPTMGDGAN